Proteins encoded together in one Chloroflexota bacterium window:
- a CDS encoding FHA domain-containing protein — MALQSYLEVIGPGGDVRFIDIAQKRGIVNVGRHADNDIVIDRPGVASFHAVIDGRQTPFQIMLLAPEGVLSVRGEMLTTGAARALNTWDACEIGGYTIMVCEGEAGALPVVAPPARGSAAAARAAKAPRAAAPVAPAAAAAAASQALPPAATGLAGALGKLGIGKSAGAGETDAAGGSLMPTPVPPATVAPLPSLPADRKDDSLLLEIGTREWTIDVEQTIEIPLTVVNGGNIVAQFDISVQGIEPAWVEIIPPSVNLNERQRAEVTVRITPPRLPTSRAGKHFFSISVRSPNYPDRAAVAGATFTINKFYGFDVGELSPRQQSISYHKHVGEVKLTMINRGNSEMGIRLIGEDLEHGLHFEFSTPTHTASLARQAEFRLPSNAPVEVPVRITPIHRRMVALRNHTYQMSVTATPTEGQLTPRAIIGQVTTSPLFGKLSLLLMTVAILALVVAIFRPWIDDFSSDRLTVIAKQPVLLSWRASPFANLRIKTETGTTVLQSANGSTQVFPEKDGTTYVLEADNLLTRINAQWFGASSNPVTIKVVPVLPKVSFALTMPDGKRNLAPSTATMTIIRGESVTLAWEIQDADAITLSSNGAGETISSGVDKRQLSPERDTTYILVARNKYGEETRNLAVSVKEPPTGTPTPTPTIASPVIVRFDVVPQVITAGQTIKLDWEVSNANEVAIQGVEGANVFPAKGTTNQTPLKDTSYVLKAVNGPNVAVLQVAVVVQPAPTPTTTPVPPKIEQFQLTHTDVVRGSPDAADLKLVWLVSGQTSNISISGPDFPVVGNLSTSGQLPVVATKSTIFVITAQNGTLVASQSVTLNLIEPTPTPTPLPPPPPLPSITFFRLESASGSTTEVIPLPSSVTNTVKYSVIAGTNVKFSWDVQNSAKVTFVGIGDQPPNGNLLLNIRQQRSPYQLQAFNAANQSVSVFIDITVLPQPAPAAPINVTGTNGPNGGPPLTVQWSYAGSATILGFRLYRATVPSTAYSRIVDENSLKPTIFQFADPVLPACGRSYYVVAVYQDILTGDIKETARSVTTWYSRVCP; from the coding sequence ATGGCGCTGCAGTCGTATCTGGAAGTTATCGGTCCCGGCGGGGACGTCCGATTCATTGATATCGCGCAAAAGCGCGGCATCGTGAACGTCGGTCGCCACGCGGACAACGATATCGTGATTGACCGGCCAGGCGTCGCATCCTTTCATGCGGTGATCGACGGTCGACAGACGCCGTTTCAGATCATGCTGCTCGCGCCCGAAGGCGTCCTGTCCGTGCGCGGCGAGATGCTCACGACAGGCGCGGCGCGCGCACTGAACACCTGGGACGCGTGCGAAATCGGCGGCTACACTATCATGGTGTGCGAGGGCGAAGCCGGCGCACTGCCGGTTGTCGCTCCCCCCGCGCGCGGGTCGGCGGCCGCGGCCAGGGCGGCCAAGGCGCCGAGAGCGGCTGCGCCGGTTGCGCCCGCGGCAGCCGCCGCTGCGGCCAGCCAGGCACTTCCACCCGCCGCTACCGGGCTGGCTGGCGCGCTCGGCAAGCTGGGCATCGGCAAATCGGCTGGCGCTGGCGAGACCGACGCCGCGGGCGGTTCCCTGATGCCTACGCCGGTGCCGCCCGCGACAGTCGCGCCGCTGCCATCGCTGCCGGCCGACCGCAAAGACGACAGCCTGCTGCTCGAGATCGGGACGCGCGAGTGGACGATCGACGTGGAGCAGACGATCGAGATTCCGCTGACCGTGGTCAACGGCGGCAACATCGTGGCGCAGTTCGACATCAGTGTCCAGGGCATCGAGCCGGCCTGGGTGGAGATCATCCCGCCGAGCGTGAACCTGAACGAGCGGCAGCGGGCCGAAGTCACGGTGCGCATTACGCCGCCGCGGCTGCCCACCAGCCGTGCCGGCAAGCACTTCTTCAGCATCTCGGTCCGCTCGCCCAACTACCCCGATCGCGCAGCCGTGGCCGGCGCAACGTTCACGATAAATAAATTCTACGGTTTCGATGTGGGCGAACTGTCGCCGCGCCAGCAGAGCATCTCGTACCATAAGCACGTTGGTGAGGTCAAACTCACCATGATCAACCGTGGCAACAGCGAGATGGGTATTCGACTGATCGGCGAAGACCTCGAGCACGGTTTGCATTTCGAATTCAGCACGCCGACCCACACCGCCAGCCTGGCTCGACAGGCGGAATTTCGCCTGCCCAGCAACGCCCCGGTCGAAGTGCCGGTACGCATCACGCCGATACATCGCCGTATGGTCGCCCTGCGTAACCACACGTATCAGATGTCCGTCACCGCGACGCCGACCGAAGGTCAACTGACGCCGCGCGCCATCATCGGACAGGTCACGACCAGCCCGTTGTTCGGCAAGCTCTCGCTGCTGCTGATGACGGTTGCGATTCTGGCGCTGGTCGTGGCGATTTTCCGCCCATGGATCGACGACTTCAGTTCGGACCGGCTCACCGTGATCGCCAAGCAACCGGTGTTGCTGTCGTGGCGCGCGTCGCCGTTTGCCAACCTGCGAATAAAGACGGAAACCGGCACAACCGTGCTGCAATCCGCCAACGGTTCCACACAAGTCTTCCCGGAAAAAGATGGCACGACGTACGTACTCGAGGCCGATAACTTGCTGACGCGAATCAACGCACAGTGGTTCGGCGCATCGTCCAACCCGGTGACGATCAAGGTTGTGCCAGTCTTGCCGAAAGTCTCGTTTGCGCTCACGATGCCCGACGGCAAGCGCAACCTCGCGCCGTCCACGGCCACCATGACGATCATACGCGGCGAGTCGGTGACTCTGGCCTGGGAAATTCAGGATGCCGATGCAATCACGCTGTCATCGAACGGAGCCGGCGAGACGATTTCGAGCGGGGTTGACAAGCGGCAGTTGTCGCCCGAGCGCGATACGACATACATCCTCGTCGCCCGCAACAAGTATGGCGAGGAAACGCGCAACCTGGCCGTCAGCGTCAAAGAGCCGCCGACCGGCACGCCGACGCCGACGCCGACCATCGCGTCGCCGGTCATCGTGCGCTTCGACGTGGTGCCGCAGGTCATCACTGCCGGGCAGACGATCAAGCTCGATTGGGAGGTCTCCAACGCGAATGAGGTGGCAATCCAGGGTGTTGAAGGCGCTAACGTGTTCCCTGCTAAGGGCACGACCAATCAGACGCCATTGAAGGACACGTCGTACGTGCTGAAGGCCGTAAACGGGCCGAACGTGGCCGTTCTGCAGGTGGCCGTAGTTGTGCAGCCGGCGCCCACACCGACGACGACGCCGGTGCCGCCCAAGATCGAGCAGTTCCAGTTGACGCACACGGACGTGGTGCGCGGCAGCCCCGATGCCGCCGACCTGAAGCTAGTCTGGCTCGTAAGCGGACAGACCTCCAATATTTCGATCAGCGGACCGGACTTCCCGGTCGTAGGCAACCTGAGCACCTCGGGCCAATTGCCTGTGGTGGCGACCAAGTCGACGATCTTCGTGATCACGGCACAGAACGGCACGCTCGTCGCCAGCCAGAGCGTCACGCTCAACTTGATCGAACCGACGCCGACGCCGACGCCGCTGCCGCCGCCACCGCCGCTGCCGAGCATCACCTTCTTCCGGCTGGAGAGCGCCAGCGGCAGCACGACAGAGGTTATACCGCTGCCCAGCAGCGTGACGAATACCGTCAAGTATTCGGTCATTGCCGGCACCAATGTGAAGTTCTCGTGGGACGTGCAGAACTCGGCCAAGGTGACGTTTGTCGGCATCGGCGACCAGCCGCCGAACGGCAATTTACTGCTCAATATCCGGCAGCAACGCTCGCCGTACCAACTGCAGGCGTTCAACGCGGCCAATCAGTCGGTCAGCGTGTTTATCGACATCACAGTGCTGCCGCAGCCGGCGCCGGCGGCGCCCATCAACGTAACAGGCACCAATGGGCCGAATGGCGGACCGCCGCTGACCGTCCAATGGTCGTATGCCGGATCAGCAACGATTCTCGGCTTCCGGCTGTACCGGGCAACGGTGCCCAGCACCGCCTATTCACGGATCGTCGACGAAAACTCGTTGAAACCGACCATCTTCCAGTTCGCCGACCCGGTTCTGCCGGCGTGCGGGCGGTCATACTATGTCGTCGCCGTATACCAGGACATCCTGACCGGCGATATCAAGGAAACCGCACGCAGCGTGACAACCTGGTATAGCCGGGTCTGCCCGTAG